The Dromaius novaehollandiae isolate bDroNov1 chromosome 5, bDroNov1.hap1, whole genome shotgun sequence genome window below encodes:
- the BMF gene encoding bcl-2-modifying factor isoform X2, which yields MDHPSYLEEDYSSLDGLDDDVFHSDDFGLAGQPGEMTATGIFTQNQSYSCLLGRFQLFPLTHCCGPGSRHPEQQDKATQTLSQSSSSQDVMLPCGVTEEPRRLFYGNAGYRLHVPSVGFALDPHLQEEPQEGQREARAEVQIARKLQCIADQFHRLHVQRWLSSSEDLSSAL from the exons ATGGATCACCCCAGCTACCTGGAAGAGGACTATTCTAGCCTGGATGGGCTGGACGATGACGTGTTTCACTCTGATGACTTTGGACTTGCAGGTCAGCCTGGTGAGATGACTGCAACTGGCATTTTCACACAGAACCAGTCCTACAGCTGCCTTCTGGGGAGGTTTCAACTATTTCCCCTCACACACTGCTGTGGTCCCGGTAGCAGGCATCCTGAGCAGCAGGACAAGGCAACTCAAACACTCAGCCAGTCCTCTTCCAGTCAGGATGTTATGTTGCCTTGTGGAGTCACTGAAGAGCCCCGGAGACTCTTCTATG GGAATGCTGGTTACCGTTTACACGTTCCTTCAGTTGGCTTTGCATTGGATCCACATCTCCAAGAGGAGCCGCAGGAAGGTCAGCGGGAAGCACGTGCTGAGGTGCAGATTGCACGGAAGTTGCAGTGCATTGCAGACCAGTTCCACCGGCTCCACGTGCAGAGG